A portion of the Rhodanobacter sp. AS-Z3 genome contains these proteins:
- a CDS encoding putative O-glycosylation ligase, exosortase A system-associated, with the protein MRDILLALFIFGMLPYVLVRPYVGLLIWSWLGYMNPNRLCYGFAISFPWVQLVALVTLLSFLLSKESKKIPWSTTSVLLVTFLFWTTLTTAFAVVPGSAWDAWLEFAKILVMVFVTLALVTTRERMHGLVWIMVVSLGYYGFRGGLFTILGGGADHVVGPPGSFITDNNALALALCMTLPLMRYLQLHSSRKFVRLGLTAGMLFTGIAVLGTYSRGGLIALAIVSAALFLKSRGRLAVIVIAVAIGFVAYHFMPPEWTARMGTLQNASQTDSGESRIQSWKFAANVAIHHPLLGGGFNDYESTSLWEAFAPEGAKQRAIHSIYFRVLSEQGFPGLILFLALFVTSWRGCNRIRKKTRNSPEQRWAFDLASMLQVALVAYLAAGAFLPMTYFDLTYQLMALCVLLEYYGLQKASPLAEESHYGDGLPARPNPMQNALPE; encoded by the coding sequence ATGCGCGACATCCTCCTGGCCCTGTTCATTTTCGGGATGCTTCCGTACGTTCTGGTACGTCCATACGTCGGCCTTCTCATATGGTCGTGGCTGGGCTATATGAATCCGAATCGACTGTGCTACGGCTTCGCCATCAGCTTTCCGTGGGTACAACTGGTTGCCCTCGTTACGCTTCTAAGTTTCCTGTTGAGCAAGGAAAGCAAAAAAATTCCGTGGTCCACCACAAGCGTACTGTTGGTGACGTTCCTCTTTTGGACCACTCTGACAACGGCATTTGCCGTAGTGCCCGGTTCGGCTTGGGATGCGTGGCTGGAATTCGCGAAAATTCTGGTGATGGTGTTTGTGACGCTGGCATTGGTCACCACTCGCGAGCGTATGCACGGGCTCGTATGGATCATGGTGGTCTCACTGGGGTACTACGGTTTCAGGGGCGGCCTGTTCACGATCCTCGGTGGCGGGGCCGACCATGTGGTTGGCCCGCCCGGAAGTTTCATTACTGACAACAACGCCCTCGCACTTGCGCTATGCATGACGCTGCCGCTAATGCGTTACCTGCAACTGCATTCGTCACGGAAGTTCGTTCGCCTCGGCTTGACTGCGGGAATGCTGTTCACCGGCATCGCGGTATTGGGCACCTATTCCCGTGGCGGGCTGATAGCGCTGGCCATCGTCTCGGCGGCCTTGTTCCTGAAGAGCCGTGGTCGCCTTGCGGTCATCGTGATCGCTGTCGCTATCGGGTTCGTCGCCTATCACTTCATGCCGCCGGAATGGACGGCGCGTATGGGTACATTGCAAAATGCCAGCCAGACGGATTCCGGTGAGTCGCGAATACAGTCGTGGAAGTTCGCTGCAAACGTGGCCATCCATCATCCCCTGTTGGGTGGTGGTTTCAACGACTATGAAAGCACATCACTCTGGGAAGCCTTCGCCCCGGAAGGCGCCAAGCAACGCGCCATACACAGCATCTACTTTCGGGTGTTGAGTGAGCAGGGCTTTCCGGGACTGATTCTGTTCCTTGCTCTCTTCGTTACGAGTTGGCGCGGTTGCAACCGTATCCGAAAGAAAACGCGCAATTCGCCGGAGCAAAGATGGGCGTTCGATCTGGCGTCCATGTTGCAAGTGGCGTTGGTGGCGTACCTCGCGGCAGGCGCGTTTCTGCCAATGACCTACTTCGACCTTACCTATCAGCTCATGGCTCTTTGC
- a CDS encoding pectate lyase: MARAQDASGCGGVSAAYDATKRQWTGAYPETTGYIIPTFFRYADFSGDDEYRQRAIRMTAWESDIQLADGGVRAGTMDATQVVPTIFNTGQVLFGWLAAWKQTGDIRFRDSATRAADWLVAAQDPDGAWRRFASPFASHALNTYNTRVAFALAKAGSDLHEPRYLEAAVRNVQWALTQVHANGWLENNDLEDNKRPLTHTIAYATRGILEVGLIANQSSFVEVATRMARAVAQSQRNDGALPGRLDSDWRAAARWTCVTGNAQMAIIWQRLAAETGDTSWRPAAENAIRFNLSIQDLSAADAGARGGMPGSYPHSGGYMKNRYPNWAAKFFMDALMLQLEAS, from the coding sequence TTGGCGCGCGCACAGGATGCCAGTGGTTGCGGCGGGGTCAGTGCTGCCTACGATGCAACGAAACGGCAATGGACCGGCGCCTATCCGGAGACCACGGGATACATCATCCCGACGTTTTTCCGTTACGCCGATTTCTCGGGCGACGATGAGTATCGTCAACGGGCCATCCGCATGACTGCATGGGAATCCGACATCCAGCTAGCCGACGGTGGCGTACGCGCCGGCACCATGGATGCGACTCAGGTGGTGCCGACTATATTCAACACCGGCCAGGTATTGTTTGGCTGGCTGGCGGCGTGGAAGCAAACGGGAGACATACGTTTTCGCGACTCTGCCACGCGCGCCGCCGATTGGCTGGTGGCGGCACAAGATCCGGACGGGGCCTGGCGGCGTTTCGCTTCGCCGTTCGCGTCCCACGCTCTCAATACCTACAACACCCGTGTGGCCTTCGCACTGGCCAAAGCCGGAAGCGATCTGCACGAGCCGCGCTATCTCGAAGCAGCCGTGCGCAATGTGCAGTGGGCGCTCACCCAGGTGCACGCGAATGGCTGGCTGGAAAACAACGATCTGGAAGATAACAAACGCCCGCTCACGCATACCATCGCCTACGCGACGCGCGGGATACTCGAGGTTGGTTTGATCGCCAACCAAAGCAGTTTCGTGGAAGTGGCGACGCGCATGGCCCGCGCGGTAGCACAAAGCCAGCGCAATGATGGCGCCCTACCTGGCCGGCTCGATTCCGACTGGCGCGCGGCAGCCCGTTGGACCTGCGTGACCGGCAATGCGCAGATGGCCATCATTTGGCAGCGTCTGGCTGCTGAAACCGGTGACACCAGTTGGAGGCCAGCGGCAGAAAATGCTATTCGCTTCAACCTGTCGATCCAGGACCTGTCCGCTGCCGACGCGGGAGCACGAGGCGGCATGCCTGGTTCGTATCCGCACTCGGGTGGCTACATGAAAAATCGCTATCCCAATTGGGCGGCCAAATTCTTCATGGACGCGCTGATGCTGCAACTGGAAGCGAGCTAG
- a CDS encoding FAD-dependent oxidoreductase, whose product MAVNTPAVVLGAGINGVGVARSLASAGVPVWLLDSDARRPEMHTRAAKPVMVRSLHGETLVEELTYIATTHFAGTRPVLFLTQEESVKTVSHHRDQLSALYRFSLPTIGLVDALQHKEGFQRLAERLGSPIPPLVHVCSLADLPAIESLRYPVVIKPGVRHTEYSRQFKKAYRADSAEAAAELIRRILTVMSDVVVQEWIEGPDSSIYFCLQYVGRQGRVVASFTGQKIRSWPPQVGGTASCVSAPEVHEKLSAMTAEFFQAAGVIGMASMEYKRDVRTNEFLMVEPTVGRTDYQEEVATLNGVNLPYAAWCSELDHVVPEPVLNDRPVVWRVRSEDMQSAAAQGQSLMQGYPRGSRVTDALWRWEDPMPSLWENGRRVRDALHRRTSKMLGGSSIKGSKS is encoded by the coding sequence ATGGCCGTTAATACACCAGCCGTGGTGCTGGGTGCCGGAATCAACGGTGTGGGCGTGGCACGCAGTCTGGCCAGTGCGGGCGTGCCGGTCTGGTTGTTGGATTCCGACGCGCGACGCCCGGAAATGCATACCCGTGCTGCAAAGCCGGTGATGGTGCGTTCCCTGCATGGGGAGACGCTGGTTGAAGAATTGACATACATCGCCACGACGCACTTTGCAGGCACGCGTCCAGTGTTGTTCCTGACTCAGGAGGAAAGCGTCAAGACGGTTTCGCACCATCGCGACCAATTATCCGCTCTGTACCGTTTCAGTCTGCCGACCATCGGCTTGGTGGATGCACTGCAACACAAGGAAGGCTTTCAACGTCTCGCCGAACGACTAGGTAGTCCCATTCCACCACTGGTCCACGTCTGCTCGCTGGCGGATCTTCCGGCGATCGAGAGCCTGCGTTATCCGGTGGTGATCAAGCCCGGCGTGCGACACACCGAATATTCCAGGCAGTTCAAGAAAGCTTATCGCGCGGATAGTGCTGAAGCTGCGGCTGAGTTGATTCGCCGCATTCTGACGGTCATGTCCGATGTGGTTGTGCAGGAGTGGATCGAGGGGCCGGATTCAAGCATCTACTTTTGCCTGCAGTACGTCGGGCGCCAGGGGCGCGTCGTCGCGTCATTCACGGGCCAAAAAATCCGTTCATGGCCACCGCAGGTTGGCGGCACCGCGAGCTGCGTGTCTGCCCCGGAAGTCCATGAAAAGCTCTCCGCCATGACTGCAGAATTCTTTCAGGCCGCGGGCGTTATCGGCATGGCCAGCATGGAATACAAGCGCGACGTGCGCACCAACGAATTCCTGATGGTGGAGCCTACGGTGGGGCGCACGGACTATCAGGAAGAAGTGGCAACCTTGAATGGTGTCAATCTGCCGTATGCGGCGTGGTGTTCCGAGCTCGATCATGTTGTCCCCGAACCTGTTTTGAACGACCGCCCGGTGGTCTGGCGGGTGCGCTCCGAGGATATGCAGTCAGCGGCGGCACAGGGCCAGTCGCTCATGCAAGGCTATCCGCGTGGCAGTCGTGTGACCGATGCACTGTGGCGTTGGGAGGATCCGATGCCGTCTCTATGGGAAAACGGGCGACGCGTGCGAGATGCACTACACCGTCGAACCTCGAAAATGCTGGGTGGGTCGTCAATTAAAGGGAGCAAGTCGTGA
- a CDS encoding TIGR04063 family PEP-CTERM/XrtA system glycosyltransferase, whose protein sequence is MSDTLDVLPNHVTQSTATDRPLRILHVLDHSLPLHSGYTFRTLSILGQQRAMGWQTFHVTGPKQGSGQQREEHIDEWTFHRTPPASGLLSKLPIVEYRYLMRALQARLTEVVEAVRPDIIHAHSPVLNALPALAVGRSTGIPVVYEVRAFWEDAAVDQGTAREWGPRYRLTRALETRALKRADAVTTICDGLRGDMLKRGIAADKITVIPNAVNLSEFRFTATADPQLLQQYGLTRGNTLGFAGSFYAYEGLDLLLRAMPAVISAVPKARLLLLGGGPQEAALRALAAELGLDHVVHFTGRVPHSEMTRYYSAMDVMVYPRTSMRLTDLVTPLKPLEAMAMGKLVVASDVGGHKELIRDSHNGHLFPAGSFEALARCLIKQLQTPEAWPEVIANGQAYVANERNWQASAARYREVYAHALERARLRRGGSDGR, encoded by the coding sequence ATGAGTGACACATTGGACGTTTTACCCAACCACGTTACCCAATCAACGGCCACAGACCGGCCGTTGCGCATCCTGCACGTGCTTGATCATTCGTTGCCGCTGCATAGCGGATATACGTTTCGCACGCTTTCCATCCTTGGCCAGCAACGCGCCATGGGATGGCAGACGTTCCACGTGACCGGTCCCAAGCAGGGGAGTGGTCAGCAGCGCGAGGAACATATCGACGAATGGACTTTTCATCGCACGCCGCCAGCATCGGGACTGCTGTCGAAGTTGCCCATCGTGGAATACCGCTACCTGATGCGTGCGTTGCAGGCGCGGCTGACTGAAGTGGTGGAAGCAGTTCGCCCCGACATCATTCACGCGCACTCGCCGGTGCTGAACGCGCTGCCGGCGCTTGCAGTGGGTCGTTCCACTGGCATTCCGGTGGTCTATGAAGTTCGTGCGTTCTGGGAAGATGCGGCAGTCGATCAGGGCACGGCGCGCGAATGGGGACCACGATACCGTTTGACGAGGGCGCTGGAGACTCGGGCGTTGAAGCGGGCAGATGCCGTGACCACCATTTGTGACGGCTTGCGCGGCGACATGTTGAAGCGCGGCATTGCTGCCGACAAGATCACGGTGATCCCCAACGCGGTGAATCTATCCGAGTTCCGCTTCACGGCAACCGCCGATCCGCAATTGCTGCAGCAATACGGACTCACGCGTGGCAACACGCTGGGGTTTGCCGGCTCGTTCTATGCCTACGAAGGGCTGGATCTGCTGCTGCGCGCCATGCCTGCTGTGATCAGTGCGGTACCGAAAGCGCGCCTGTTGTTGCTGGGTGGTGGGCCCCAGGAGGCTGCTCTGCGCGCCCTCGCGGCTGAGCTTGGTCTGGATCATGTCGTGCACTTCACCGGCCGCGTGCCGCACAGTGAAATGACGCGTTACTACAGCGCCATGGATGTGATGGTCTATCCCCGGACATCGATGCGGCTGACCGATCTGGTGACGCCGCTCAAACCGCTTGAGGCGATGGCCATGGGCAAACTGGTCGTGGCCTCGGATGTGGGTGGCCACAAGGAGTTGATACGCGACAGTCACAATGGACACCTCTTTCCGGCCGGTTCGTTTGAGGCGCTGGCGCGTTGCCTGATCAAGCAATTGCAGACTCCGGAGGCTTGGCCTGAAGTCATCGCCAATGGACAGGCGTATGTCGCCAACGAGCGCAACTGGCAAGCAAGTGCAGCACGCTACCGTGAGGTTTATGCCCATGCGCTAGAGCGTGCCCGGCTGAGGCGAGGAGGATCTGATGGCCGTTAA
- a CDS encoding glycosyltransferase family 4 protein, with protein MTVVTTHAAAAGTLPVATPVSASQAGVEVKQFGERKIRLLVLSSLYPNAIQPRHGVFVEERLRHLVASGRIAATVIAPVPWFPFRNPAFGAYAKYAAVPDVEERHGIKILHPRYPVLPKIGMSIAPFLMYRALLPMLRKLQAEGNEFDLIDAHYFYPDGVAAARLGAAVGKPVTITARGSDVTWIPRFRRPRRQIQEAARCAAAMLTVSQSLKDGLIALGANPEKVTVLRNGVDLACFAPRERAGIRASMGLQGSVWLTVGNLVELKGVDIVIKALAQVPDTTLLIAGDGPEHHSLLGLAERLGLATRVRFLGAIPKTNLCDYYNAADVMMLASSREGMPNVVLEAMACGTPVVATPVGGIPELITAPEAGELMRERSPESLVRAWNTLQARQPDRAVTRQFAECLGWQPVIEAQCALYARVLSPGADDAKTGSAA; from the coding sequence GTGACGGTGGTGACGACCCACGCCGCTGCTGCCGGGACGCTGCCGGTGGCGACACCGGTGAGCGCGTCGCAAGCGGGTGTCGAGGTCAAACAATTCGGCGAACGCAAGATTCGCCTGTTGGTGCTCAGCAGTCTGTATCCGAACGCCATACAGCCGCGCCACGGCGTATTTGTCGAAGAACGCTTGCGTCACCTGGTGGCTTCCGGTCGCATTGCCGCCACCGTCATCGCGCCAGTACCCTGGTTTCCCTTCCGAAATCCAGCGTTCGGGGCATACGCAAAATACGCCGCGGTACCTGACGTCGAAGAACGCCACGGCATCAAGATTCTGCATCCTCGCTATCCGGTACTTCCAAAAATCGGCATGAGCATCGCGCCGTTCTTGATGTATCGCGCGCTACTTCCGATGTTGCGGAAACTGCAGGCCGAAGGCAACGAATTCGATCTTATCGACGCGCACTATTTCTATCCCGACGGTGTGGCGGCTGCACGCCTGGGTGCAGCCGTCGGCAAACCGGTAACGATCACCGCACGCGGCAGCGATGTCACCTGGATACCGCGCTTCCGCCGACCGCGGCGGCAGATCCAGGAAGCCGCACGATGTGCGGCAGCCATGCTGACTGTGTCGCAATCGCTGAAAGACGGATTGATCGCCCTTGGCGCGAATCCCGAGAAGGTTACGGTTTTACGCAACGGTGTTGACCTCGCATGTTTTGCGCCGCGCGAGCGTGCCGGGATACGAGCCAGCATGGGTTTGCAGGGGTCAGTCTGGTTGACCGTGGGTAATCTGGTTGAACTGAAGGGTGTAGACATCGTCATCAAAGCGCTCGCGCAGGTGCCGGATACCACGCTGTTGATCGCTGGCGATGGACCAGAGCATCACAGCTTGCTGGGGCTGGCCGAACGACTTGGTCTGGCTACGCGAGTTCGTTTCCTGGGGGCCATTCCCAAGACGAATTTGTGCGATTACTACAATGCAGCCGATGTGATGATGCTCGCCTCCAGCCGCGAAGGCATGCCCAACGTAGTGCTTGAGGCGATGGCGTGCGGCACGCCGGTGGTGGCCACGCCAGTTGGCGGCATACCCGAATTGATCACGGCTCCCGAAGCGGGGGAATTGATGCGAGAACGCAGTCCGGAATCACTGGTGCGAGCATGGAATACGTTGCAGGCGCGCCAGCCCGATCGGGCCGTCACGCGACAATTTGCAGAGTGCCTCGGATGGCAGCCTGTTATCGAGGCACAATGCGCGTTGTATGCGCGCGTGCTCTCGCCGGGTGCTGACGATGCAAAAACGGGATCAGCAGCATGA
- a CDS encoding XrtA/PEP-CTERM system amidotransferase encodes MCGLAGIVLGHQGHPDEQTLLAMRDVQRHRGPDEAGIYLAEGVGLAHRRLSIIDLTHGQQPMVDEQAGLALIYNGELYNFVSLRAELEALGIVFASHGDTEVVLRAWQQWGEACLSRFVGMFAFAIWNMRTQRVLLARDQIGIKPLHYGFTQAGDLVFASELKGLLAHPELERKLDPQALEDYLAFGYVPDPKCIYQGIFKLPPGHWLSWHAGEPVPLTHQYWDVPFNTDPRMGEAEASAKLRALLDDAVSSQMVADVPLGAFLSGGVDSSAVVASMTRIAAEPVNTCSIGFDHAGFDETAYARQVAKHLNTRHFEERVSSEDYDFLDMLAGMYDEPFADSSALPTWRVCQLARKHVTVALSGDGGDENFAGYRRYRLHAWESALRARLPLAVRKPLFGLLGKIYPKADWAPRPLRAKTTFQALACDDVEAYFRSVSITSTAMRQQLYSDSFKSELQGYNALSVFRGHAQHAPTQHPLSLAQYLDLKTWLPGDILTKVDRASMANSLEVRVPLLDHRMVEWASSLPPALKLKGGIGKYIFKKALEADLPHDVLYRTKMGFSVPLAAWLRGPLAKRVRDALLDGAVARSGYFDPNMLGKLVREHTEGRRDHSATLWSLLMLDAFLRRMQEPAVATPAQPPSKVSPAGSLA; translated from the coding sequence ATGTGCGGTCTGGCAGGAATCGTGTTGGGTCACCAGGGCCATCCGGATGAGCAGACGCTGCTGGCGATGCGTGACGTGCAACGTCATCGCGGCCCCGACGAAGCCGGCATCTATCTGGCCGAAGGTGTGGGGCTGGCGCATCGCCGCTTGTCGATCATTGATCTGACCCACGGCCAGCAACCGATGGTGGATGAGCAGGCCGGTCTGGCGCTTATCTACAACGGCGAGTTGTACAACTTCGTATCGCTCAGGGCGGAATTGGAAGCGCTGGGTATCGTCTTCGCCAGTCATGGCGATACCGAAGTTGTTTTACGCGCGTGGCAACAATGGGGGGAGGCGTGCTTGTCACGCTTCGTCGGCATGTTTGCGTTTGCCATCTGGAACATGCGCACCCAGCGGGTCTTGCTGGCGCGCGATCAGATCGGTATCAAGCCACTCCATTACGGCTTCACCCAAGCCGGCGACCTGGTGTTTGCTTCCGAACTGAAGGGCTTGCTGGCGCACCCCGAGCTTGAACGCAAGCTCGACCCGCAGGCGCTGGAAGACTATCTGGCGTTTGGCTACGTGCCCGATCCCAAGTGCATCTATCAGGGCATCTTCAAGCTGCCGCCGGGACACTGGCTGAGCTGGCATGCGGGCGAACCGGTGCCGCTGACCCATCAGTATTGGGACGTCCCATTCAATACCGATCCGCGCATGGGTGAAGCCGAGGCATCCGCAAAACTGCGCGCGCTGCTGGACGATGCCGTATCCAGCCAGATGGTCGCCGACGTGCCGCTCGGCGCATTTCTTTCCGGTGGCGTGGATTCCAGCGCTGTCGTTGCCAGCATGACTCGGATAGCCGCCGAACCGGTCAATACCTGTTCCATCGGATTTGACCATGCCGGGTTTGATGAAACCGCCTATGCGCGACAGGTCGCCAAGCACCTGAACACGCGGCACTTCGAAGAGCGCGTCAGTTCCGAGGATTACGATTTTCTGGACATGCTGGCCGGCATGTACGACGAACCGTTCGCCGACAGCTCTGCGCTGCCCACGTGGCGCGTCTGCCAACTGGCGCGCAAGCACGTCACGGTCGCGCTCTCCGGTGACGGCGGTGACGAGAATTTCGCCGGCTACCGGCGCTATCGCCTGCACGCGTGGGAAAGTGCCTTGCGCGCGCGTCTGCCACTGGCGGTGCGAAAGCCGCTGTTCGGACTATTGGGAAAGATCTATCCCAAGGCGGATTGGGCGCCGCGTCCGCTGCGCGCCAAAACCACGTTCCAGGCGCTGGCCTGTGACGATGTGGAAGCCTATTTCCGCAGTGTCAGCATCACCTCGACAGCGATGCGTCAGCAGCTCTACAGCGATTCTTTCAAAAGCGAACTTCAGGGTTACAACGCACTCTCGGTGTTTCGTGGCCATGCGCAGCACGCGCCGACTCAACATCCGCTGTCGCTGGCGCAATACCTGGACCTCAAGACCTGGCTTCCTGGTGACATCCTGACCAAGGTCGATCGCGCGAGCATGGCGAACAGCCTCGAAGTGCGCGTGCCGCTACTCGATCATCGGATGGTTGAATGGGCTTCCTCATTGCCGCCCGCGTTGAAGCTCAAAGGCGGCATCGGCAAGTACATTTTCAAGAAGGCGCTTGAAGCCGATTTGCCGCATGACGTGCTCTATCGAACCAAGATGGGTTTCAGCGTGCCGCTGGCGGCATGGCTGCGGGGACCGCTGGCAAAGCGTGTTCGCGATGCGCTACTCGATGGCGCCGTGGCCAGGTCCGGATATTTCGATCCGAACATGCTGGGCAAGCTGGTGCGGGAGCACACGGAAGGACGGCGCGATCACAGCGCGACGCTGTGGAGCCTGCTGATGCTTGATGCGTTCCTGCGCCGTATGCAGGAGCCCGCTGTGGCGACTCCAGCCCAGCCGCCGAGCAAGGTCTCGCCGGCCGGATCATTGGCATGA
- a CDS encoding TIGR03088 family PEP-CTERM/XrtA system glycosyltransferase, whose protein sequence is MKEKPLIVHVLYRLDTGGMERIVVSLINATADRYRHAVIALTGFGALRDEIEGVVTECVSLEKKPGKDWACHGRLWRALRALKPDLVQTYNIGTLDMALAVKLAGVRHLVHAEHGRDATDPQGENPTYLRLRRWMAPLIDRYVAVSADLQSWLVDHARIRPSKVVYIANGIDAMAFDEPRVAFAPRRLLGDFAPPESVLIAHVARLDKVKDQAGLITAFKYLREEAGYPSCRLIIAGAGPQREALERQIVELGLVDAVRLLGNRNDVAELLAESDVFVLSSIAEGMPVTLMEAMAAGLPVVATKVGGIASVVEDQVTGTLVPASDPRALAAAMSTYVADATLRRRHGDAGIARVAEKFSLNAMVAAYVALYDGLLGRRSHTTASRIVSGLAEHKES, encoded by the coding sequence GTGAAAGAGAAGCCCTTGATCGTGCACGTGCTCTACCGGCTGGATACCGGTGGCATGGAGCGCATCGTGGTTTCGCTGATCAATGCGACTGCTGATCGCTATCGGCACGCCGTGATTGCCTTGACCGGCTTTGGCGCTTTGCGCGACGAAATCGAAGGCGTGGTTACCGAGTGCGTGTCGCTCGAAAAGAAGCCGGGCAAGGATTGGGCCTGCCATGGACGACTGTGGCGCGCACTGCGCGCGCTGAAACCGGATCTGGTGCAGACCTATAACATCGGCACTCTGGATATGGCGTTGGCCGTGAAGCTCGCCGGTGTCCGTCACCTGGTCCACGCCGAACACGGACGGGATGCGACTGATCCGCAAGGTGAAAATCCCACGTACCTGCGGCTGCGTCGCTGGATGGCACCGTTGATTGATCGCTACGTTGCCGTGTCTGCCGACCTGCAGAGCTGGCTTGTCGATCATGCGCGGATTCGACCATCCAAGGTTGTCTATATCGCGAACGGCATTGACGCCATGGCGTTCGATGAGCCGCGCGTCGCGTTTGCGCCACGTCGTTTGCTGGGCGACTTTGCGCCGCCGGAAAGCGTGCTCATCGCACATGTTGCGCGGCTCGACAAAGTCAAAGATCAAGCCGGCTTGATCACGGCGTTCAAGTATCTGCGTGAAGAAGCCGGCTATCCTTCCTGCCGCTTGATCATCGCCGGAGCGGGGCCACAGCGCGAGGCCCTGGAACGACAAATTGTTGAACTGGGCTTGGTGGATGCGGTGCGCCTGCTCGGCAATCGCAACGACGTGGCAGAACTGCTGGCCGAATCTGATGTGTTTGTGCTGTCGTCCATCGCCGAGGGCATGCCGGTCACCTTGATGGAAGCCATGGCAGCCGGGCTGCCGGTAGTTGCAACCAAGGTCGGTGGCATTGCCTCGGTGGTTGAAGACCAGGTAACCGGCACGCTGGTACCGGCCAGCGATCCACGCGCCTTGGCTGCGGCCATGAGCACCTATGTTGCAGACGCCACCTTGCGTCGGCGGCATGGCGATGCGGGCATCGCTCGGGTCGCCGAAAAATTCAGTTTGAACGCCATGGTCGCCGCATACGTCGCGTTGTACGACGGCCTGCTCGGTCGTCGGTCACATACGACGGCTTCGCGTATCGTGTCCGGGCTGGCTGAGCACAAGGAGAGTTGA
- the xrtA gene encoding exosortase A, translating into MNHVPPDNAARTTGISGWTLATVAFGLAVAVLLFCYWQAVVSLVSVWDHDGTYQYAFLIPPLSLWVAFDLRGKVRAHPPMPSAWGLLAVAGLVFVWYAGHLLDVNLLQHVAIVALIPALVLGCWGWRALWVLAFPLAYLVVFAVPWGDGLVGPLQDITAHFAVHALGLTGTPALLNGREITTPAATWMVADACSGVKFFIACGALGCLYAYLMYQRWRKRVVFVLLAAIVPIIANGLRVYFTILIGDTWGLHYATGLDHLIFGWQFFGTVLVLLLLVGWFFRDPVDAREPASANDSRPTGPRMTVWPAVIVLLIIGPVLAASVSLPTPVGELQVTAPNLAGWSAAQAAADNWHPNFSGAAGQVKAAYRANTGDQVVELFHAVYTGKPRRGHTLITFENQLFDSTRAHILSSASRPILLADGRALTAGELRLSGETDSRLVWFWYCVDQRCTRSPMVTKLLQAWDVLRGDVPQSSVWALSSSVGAGGVERVQANLRAFAQALPAQTMVEPQTTHAPAAAENKP; encoded by the coding sequence GTGAATCACGTGCCGCCCGACAATGCCGCCCGTACCACGGGCATTTCCGGCTGGACCCTGGCCACCGTCGCGTTCGGCCTTGCGGTTGCCGTCTTGCTGTTCTGCTACTGGCAGGCGGTGGTCTCGCTGGTGTCAGTCTGGGATCACGACGGCACCTACCAGTACGCGTTCCTGATTCCGCCCTTGAGCCTGTGGGTAGCGTTCGATCTGCGCGGCAAAGTGCGCGCCCATCCACCCATGCCCAGTGCATGGGGTTTGCTTGCGGTAGCGGGTCTGGTGTTTGTCTGGTACGCCGGCCATCTGCTTGACGTCAATCTTTTGCAGCATGTGGCGATAGTGGCGTTGATTCCCGCGCTGGTACTGGGGTGCTGGGGTTGGCGAGCGCTGTGGGTGTTGGCCTTCCCGCTCGCCTATCTGGTGGTTTTCGCGGTGCCGTGGGGTGATGGACTGGTGGGTCCCTTGCAGGACATCACCGCGCATTTCGCGGTGCACGCGCTGGGCTTGACCGGCACGCCGGCGCTGCTCAACGGCAGGGAGATCACCACGCCGGCGGCAACCTGGATGGTGGCGGATGCTTGCAGCGGCGTGAAATTCTTCATCGCCTGCGGCGCACTCGGTTGTCTGTATGCCTACTTGATGTACCAGCGCTGGCGAAAGCGCGTGGTGTTTGTGCTGCTGGCCGCCATCGTGCCAATCATTGCAAACGGCCTGCGCGTGTATTTCACCATCTTGATCGGCGACACCTGGGGCCTGCATTACGCGACCGGGCTGGACCACCTGATTTTCGGCTGGCAGTTCTTCGGCACGGTGCTGGTGTTGTTGTTGCTGGTCGGCTGGTTTTTCCGCGACCCCGTGGACGCGCGTGAGCCAGCTTCTGCCAATGACAGCAGGCCGACCGGCCCGCGCATGACGGTTTGGCCGGCCGTGATCGTGCTGTTGATCATTGGCCCGGTATTGGCAGCCAGCGTCTCGTTGCCCACGCCGGTGGGCGAGCTGCAGGTGACCGCGCCGAACCTTGCAGGCTGGAGTGCGGCGCAAGCGGCAGCAGACAACTGGCACCCGAACTTCAGCGGGGCGGCCGGACAGGTAAAGGCAGCTTATCGCGCGAACACTGGAGATCAGGTGGTCGAGCTGTTCCATGCCGTCTACACCGGCAAGCCGCGTCGCGGGCACACCTTGATCACCTTCGAAAACCAGCTCTTCGACTCGACGCGGGCGCACATACTCAGTAGCGCCAGCCGTCCGATCCTTCTGGCCGATGGGCGAGCTCTGACCGCCGGCGAATTGCGGCTGAGTGGCGAGACTGATTCGCGGCTCGTCTGGTTCTGGTATTGCGTGGACCAGCGCTGCACCCGCTCACCGATGGTCACCAAGTTGCTGCAAGCGTGGGACGTGCTGCGAGGGGATGTGCCGCAATCCTCGGTGTGGGCATTGTCATCGTCGGTTGGCGCCGGCGGTGTCGAGCGAGTGCAGGCGAACCTGCGTGCCTTTGCGCAAGCGCTTCCGGCGCAAACCATGGTCGAGCCGCAGACCACGCATGCACCCGCCGCCGCCGAGAACAAGCCGTGA